The following are encoded together in the Citrus sinensis cultivar Valencia sweet orange chromosome 1, DVS_A1.0, whole genome shotgun sequence genome:
- the LOC102626690 gene encoding 2-alkenal reductase (NADP(+)-dependent)-like, producing MEVTNRFITIKNPVDAAPRESDFETKAEALSLKLEPGSIDIIVKNLYVSIDPYQINRLKSHSSSQSASSFAVRIIPGDTIDASGVARVVASGNPEFEKGDLVVGLLAWGDYTVVKPGGMLRKFDPMGFPLSYQVGILGFSGLTAYAGLFEIGKPKKGEKVFVSAASGSVGHLVGQYAKLFGCYVVGSAGSKEKVTLLKDKLGFDDAFNYKEETDLKAALKRYFPDGIDIYFDNVGAEMQEAAIANMNTYGRVAVCGVISEYTDGKKRAAPEMLDVIYKRIKFQGFLAADHLNLYQDFISTTCNHLRSGAIYPLEDISDGVESIPSAFTGLFQGGNIGKKVVRITEE from the exons ATGGAAGTGACGAATAGGTTCATAACAATAAAGAATCCTGTCGACGCTGCACCAAGAGAGTCGGATTTTGAGACCAAGGCAGAAGCTCTTTCTCTAAAACTTGAGCCTGGTTCCATTGACATTATTGTGAAAAATCTTTATGTATCCATCGATCCTTACCAAATTAACCGCCTAAAGAGTCACAGCTCCTCACAAAGTGCATCGAGTTTTGCAGTTCGAATCATCCCAGGCGAC ACGATCGATGCTTCTGGTGTGGCCAGAGTTGTTGCTTCGGGGAATCCTGAATTTGAAAAGGGTGACTTGGTTGTGGGGCTTCTCGCCTGGGGAGATTACACTGTTGTGAAACCTGGGGGAATGTTAAGGAAATTTGATCCCATGGGATTTCCTTTGTCTTACCAGGTTGGAATCCTAG GATTTAGTGGCTTGACAGCCTATGCTGGATTGTTTGAAATAGGTAAGCCCAAGAAGGGGGAGAAAGTGTTTGTATCTGCTGCTTCCGGATCTGTCGGACATTTGGTTGGACAATATGCAAAACTCTTTGGTTGCTATGTTGTTGGCTCTGCCGGAAGCAAAGAAAAG GTAACATTGCTGAAAGACAAGCTTGGCTTTGATGATGCATTTAACTACAAAGAAGAAACTGACTTGAAGGCAGCTCTGAAAAG GTACTTCCCTGATGGAATTGACATATATTTTGACAATGTGGGGGCAGAAATGCAAGAGGCTGCGATTGCTAACATGAACACTTATGGAAGAGTAGCTGTCTGTGGGGTAATTTCTGAATATACAGATGGTAAAAAACGAGCTGCTCCAGAAATGCTAGATGTTATTTACAAGAGAATCAAGTTTCAAGGGTTCCTGGCAGCTGATCACTTGAATTTGTATCAAGATTTTATTTCAACAACTTGCAATCACCTTCGATCCGGCGCGATTTACCCGCTTGAAGACATTTCAGATGGAGTCGAGAGCATCCCCTCAGCTTTCACTGGACTGTTTCAGGGTGGTAACATTGGAAAGAAGGTTGTTCGAATTACAGAAGAGTGA